The Mycolicibacterium parafortuitum nucleotide sequence GGCAGCCCGGTGGCGTGCACGAGCGTTCCCAGCTGTGGTCCCCACGCACGGACGCGTGGACCGACGACCGATGGCAGGGCCGCTCGATCGAGGGTGCGGTGATCTACGAACTGCACATCGGGACCTTCACCACCGAGGGCACGTTCGATTCGGCCATCGTCAAGCTCGACCAGCTCGTGGAGCTCGGCGTCGACTTCGTCGAGGTGATGCCGGTCAACGCGTTCAGCGGGACGCACGGCTGGGGCTACGACGGTGTGCTCTGGTACGCCGTGCACGAGCCGTACGGCGGCCCAGACGGCCTGGTGCGCTTCGTCGATGCGTGCCACGCCCGCGGGCTCGGTGTGCTGATCGATGCGGTGTTCAACCACCTCGGGCCGTCCGGCAACTACCTGCCGAAGTACGGGCCTTATCTGTCCAGCGGCTCCAACCCGTGGGGCGAGTCGATCAACATCGCCGACGCCGGCGCCGACCAGGTCCGCCGCTACATCCTCGACTGCGCGCTGCGCTGGATGCGTGACTTCCACGCCGACGGGCTGCGCCTGGACGCCGTGCACGCGTTGGTCGACACCACCGCGGTGCATATCCTCGAGGAGCTCTCCGCCGAGACGGACGCGCTGTCAACCGAACTCGGACGGCCGCTGTCGCTGGTCGCCGAGAGCGACATGAACGATCCGCGACTGATCACCCCGCGGGAGCAGGGCGGCCTCGGCATGACCGCACAGTGGGACGACGACATCCACCACGCGATCCATTCGGCCGTCTCCGGCGAACGGCAGGGGTATTACGGCGATTTCGGCACGCTGGCCACCCTGGCCGAGACACTTCGGCACGGCTACTTCCACGCCGGCACCTACTCGTCGTTCCGCGGCCGCCGACACGGCCGGCCGCTGGACACCGCGACGATCCCGGCGACCCGCCTGCTGGCGTACACGCTGACCCACGACCAGGTCGGCAACCGGGCCATCGGAGACCGTCCGTCGCAGAACCTGACCACCGGCCAGCTGGCGGTCAAGGCCGCACTGGCGCTCGGCTCTCCCTACACCGCAATGCTTTTCATGGGTGAGGAGTGGGCGTCGTCGTCGCCGTTCCAGTTCTTCAGCTCCCATCCCGAACCCGAGCTGGCGCGCGCCACCGCCGAGGGGCGCAAGCGCGAGTTCGCCGAACACGGGTGGGACGCCGACGAGATCCCCGATCCGCAGGACCCGGCGACGTTCGAGCGCTCCAAGCTGGACTGGGCCGAGAGCACAGTGGGCGAGCACGCCCGGCTGCGAACGTTCTACCGGGATCTGATCGCGCTGCGGCGCGACGAACCCGATATGGCCGACCCGTGGCTGGACCACCTGCGGGTCGAATTCGACGAGGATGCAGGCTGGTTGGTCATGCACCGGGGTGCCCTGGCGATCGCCTGCAACCTTCACGCCGAACCGGCCGAGGTACCCGTCACCGGCGATGTGGTGCTGGCATGGGACACCCCGTCGGTCGGCGAGCAGGCGACGAGCCTGCCCGGCCACTGCGTGGCCGTACTGCGTCAGGTCAGGTAGCGGGTCAGGTCAGATAGCGGTAGGTCGGCGAGCCCGGCTCCAGCAACTGGATATGACACTCCGAGGAGTGCATCCGCTCGAGCAGACCCTCGAGGTCTGAGGCCGCCCCCATCTCGATCCCGACCAGCGCCTCCCCCGTTTCCCGGTTGTTGCGCTTGACGTACTCGAACAACGTGATGTCGTCGTTCGGGCCGAGCACCTCGTCGAGGAACTTGCGCAGCGCACCGGGCTCCTGCGGGAAATCGACCAGGAAGTAGTGCTTGAGCCCGAGGTGCACGAGCGACCGTTCCAGTACCTCGCCGTAGCGGGAGACGTCGTTGTTGCCGCCGGAGATCAGGCACACCACCGTCGCGCCGGGCTCGATGTCGGCGTCGAGCAACGCGGCCACCGACAGGGCGCCGGCGGGCTCGGCGATGATGCCCTCGTTCTGGTACAGATCGAGCATCGCGGTGCACACCGCGCCCTCGTCGACAGTGGTGATCGACACCATGTCCCCGGCCGCCGACAACGCGGCGAACGGCTTCTCGCCGACCCGCGCGACCGCAGCACCGTCGACGAACTGGTCGACCTCGTCGAGGGTCACGGGCCTGCCGTTGGCCAGCGCCGCGACCAGCGCCGCCGCACCGGCGGGCTCGACCCCGAGCACCGATGTGGTCGCGGTGCGCTCGGCCAGGTACGTGGTGATGCCACTGATGCAGCCTCCGCCGCCGACCGGCACGATCACCAGATCGGGCTCGGTGCCGAGTTCGTCGAGGATCTCGACGGCGATCGTGCCCTGCCCGGCCATCGTGCGCAGGTCGTCGTACGGAGGTACCAGCGTGGCCCCGGTCCGGGCGACATCCTGCAGAGCGGCCTCGGCGGCCATGTCGTAGGTCTTGCCGCCGACGATCAGCTCGATGAAGTCGCCGCCGTGGTACAGGATCCGGTTGCGTTTTTGCTTGGGAGTCTTGGCCGGAACGTAGACGCGGCCGTGCACCCCCATCGACCGGCATGCGAGCGCGAACCCTTGGGCGTGGTTGCCCGCCGACGAGCAGACCACCCCGGCGGCCTTCTCCTCCGGGCTCAGCTGCATCAGCAGGTTGTACGCGCCGCGGAGCTTGTAGGACCGCACCGCCTGCAGGTCCTCGCGCTTGAGGTAGACGTTCGCGCCGGTGAGCGCGGACAGCCGGTCGCTGAGCTGCAGCGGTGTCCGCGACACCACGCCGGAAATTCGCTGAGCGGCCTCGTCGATGTCTGCGGCACGCAGCGGCGCCAGGGCCATCTGCTCCTCGCGCAGGCGCTCGTCGACGGGCTCCCTACGGGGACTCGGGCTCAGCTCGGTGGACACTCGATCAATGGTGCCACCGCAGGCCGCAGCGGCAAAAATGGTCCGTAGCACACCTATATGAATCGGAGCGCCTGATCCGGTGTTTCGGGTGGCCGAAAACTTCGATGCGAGCTATCGTGAAACCCATGACGACCGCCGAACAGTTCCAGGCAGCAGCACCGCGGCCGGCGTCGACGCTCTCCATCGCCGGAGTGGACTGGCCTACCTACAAGGTGGTGGCCCTGATCGTCGGTTTTCTGACGTTCGCCGTCGTCGTGCTGGTGACCGCGCACATGACCCCGGCGGTGTTGAGCGCCGCCGCGATGGCCACGCTGATCTGGGCCGGCGGCGGCCTGCTGCACTCGCTTCGCCGCTGAATCCCGCCCGGTCAGCCGCCGAGGCAGCCCGGGCCCAGAAGCTCCTTCAGGTCGCCCATCAACGCCGACGACGGGGTCACCCGCAGCGACTGATCCAGTTCCAGCGTGGTGATGCGTTCTCCGCTGATCAGCCGCAGGTGAACCTGCGCGGTTCCGGGATGGCGTGCCAGCACCTGCTTGAGCGCGGTCACCTTGTCCACCGTGCACTGCCGGGTCGGCAAGCTGACCGCGACGGGGCGGTTGGCCTGCGCGCTGGTGAAGTCCGGCACGATCAGTTCGTTGGCGATCAACGAGATCCGGTCATCGCGCTTGGCGACCTTCGCGCCGACCAGCACGACCACGTCGTCGGCGATTTCGGCGCCGAACATCGAGTAGGTCTGCGGGAAGAACAGCACCTCGATACCGCCGGAGAGGTCCTCGATCTGTGCCGACGCCCATGGCAGACCGTTCTTGTTCACCCGCCGGTTCACCGATGCCAGGATGCCGCCGACCCGGACCTGGGTGTCGTTGGCGATATCGCCCTCCAGGATGGCCGGGATCTGGGTGTCGACCTGGGCGGCCAGCAGATGGGCCACACCGTTGAGAGGATGGCCGGACACGTAGAGGCCCAGCATCTCCCGCTCCAGGGCGAGCTTGTGCTTGTCCTCCCACTCCTCGTCGGGCACCTTGATGGTGAACGCAGAATCCCCCAGGTCGGAAGCCGACCCGTCTCCGCCGCCGAACAGGTCGAACTGCCCCATCGCCTCGGCCTTCTTGGTGCCCAGCACCGAGTCGACCGCATCGGTGTGCACGAGGAACAAACCCTTGCGGGGATGGCCGAGTGAATCGAACGCGCCCGCCTTGATCAGCGATTCGGTGACCTTCTTGTTGCACGCGGTGATGTCGATCTTGTTCAGGTAGTCGGAGAAGTCGGTGTACTTACCTTTCTCCTCGCGCGTACTCACCAGCGAGGCAACCACATTCGCGCCGACGTTGCGCACCGCGCCGAGGCCGAAGCGGATGTCGTCGCCGACCGAGGCGAAGTTCTGCACCGATTCGTTGACGTCGGGCGGCAGCACGGTGATGCCCAGCCTTCGGCAGTCGGCCAGGTACACCGCGGCCTTGTCCTTGTCGTCACCGACGGAGGTCAGCAGACCCGCCATGTACTCCGCCGGGAAGTTCGCCTTCAGGTACGCCGTCCAGTACGACACGAGCCCGTAGCCGGCGGCGTGCGACTTGTTGAACGCGTACCCGGCAAACGGAAGGATGGTGTCCCACAACGCTTTCACCGCAGCCGCGGAGAAGCCGTTCTCGGTCATGCCCTCCAGGAAGCCCTTGTACTCGGCCTCGAGGACCTCGAGCTTCTTCTTGCCCATGGCCTTGCGCAGCGCATCGGCTTTACCCATCGAGTAGCCGGCGACCTTCTGCGCGATGAACATGATCTGCTCTTGGTAGACGATCAGGCCGTAGGTCTCGGACAGGATCTCCTTGAGCGGTTCCTCGAGCTCCGGGTGGATCGGTTTGATCGGCTGGCGGCCGTTCTTGCGGTCGGCGTAGTCGTTGTGGGCGTTCATGCCCATCGGGCCCGGCCGGTACAGCGCCAGCACCGCGACGATGTCGTTGAACTCGGTGGGCTGCATGCGGCGCAGCAGGTCGCGCATCGGGCCGCCGTCGAGCTGGAACACCCCAAGGGTGTCGCCACGGCCCAGCAGTTCGTAGGCCTTCGGATCGTCGAGCGACAGCGATTCGAGATCCACGTCGATGCCGCGGTTGGCCTTGATGTTCTCGATGCAGTCGCCGATGATCGTCAGGTTCCGCAGCCCGAGGAAGTCCATCTTCAGCAGGCCGATGGCCTCACACGACGGATAGTCCCATCCGGTGATCACCGCGCCGTCCTGCGGACGCTTCCACAGCGGGATCGCGTCGATCAGCGGCTCGGAGCTCATGATCACCGCGCACGCGTGCACGCCGGCGTTACGCACCAGGCCTTCGAGGCCGCGCGCGGTCTCGTAGATGGTCCGCACGTCGGGATCGGTGTCGATCAGCGCGCGGACCTCTGCGGCCTCTTTGTACCGCTCGTGCGTGGGATCGGTGATGCCGGACACCGGGATGTCCTTGGCCATGATCGGCGGCGGCAGCGCCTTGGTGATGCGGTCGGCGATCGCGAAGCCCGGCTGCCCGTAGTGCACGCGGGCCGAATCCTTCAGCGCCGCCTTGGTTTTGATGGTGCCGAAGGTGATGACCTGGGCGACCCGGTCGCTGCCCCACTTGTTGGCCGCATAGCGCAGCATCTCGCCGCGGCGGCGGTCGTCGAAGTCGATGTCGATATCGGGGGCCGACGGCCGTTCCGGGTTCAAGAAGCGCTCGAACAGCAGGCCGTGCGGGATGGGGTCGATGTTGGTGATGCCCAGCGCGTACGCGACCAGCGAGCCGGCCGCCGACCCACGGCCCGGCCCGACCCGGATACCGACGGATTTCGCGTAGTTGATCAGGTCGGCGACGATCAGGAAGTAGGCCGGGAAGCCCTTGTCGCAGATGACCTTGATCTCGTAGGCGGCGCGATCGGTGTACTCCTGGGGCACCGGGCCGCCAGAGAACCGCCGCTGCAGGCCCGCGGTGACCTCATGGGTGAGCCAGGAGCCCTGGTCGTGCCCCTCGGGCACCGGGAAGACCGGCATCCGGTCCTTCGGGGTCCACACGTCGGCGTAGGACTGCACCCGCTCGGCGATCAGCAGGGTCGAATCGCACGCTCCCGGCACCTGGCCGTCCCACAGCGCGCGCATCTCCGCCGCGGACTTCAGGTAGTAGCCGTCACCGTCGAACTTGAACCGGTTGGGGTCCGACAGTGTCTTGCCGGTCTGGATGCACAGCAGCGCCTCGTGGTTCTGGGACGCGTCGCGGGTGACGTAGTGGCAGTCGTTGGTGGCCAGCGGCGGGATGCCGAGCTTCTGACCGATCTCCAGCAGGCCCTCACGCACCCGGCGCTCGATGTCGAGGCCGTGATCCATGAGCTCGAGGAAGAAGTTGTCCGGGCCGAAGATCTCGCGCCATTTCGCGGCCGCCTCGAGGGCCTCCTGCCGATGGCCCAGCCGCAGCCGGGTCTGCACCTCACCGGACGGGCACCCGGTGGTGGCGATGATGCCCTCGGCGTGCTCGGCGATGATCTCGGCGTCCATCCGGGACCACTTGCCCAGCTGCCCCTCGAACGACGCGAGCGACGACAGCTTGAACAGGTTGCGCAACCCGGTCGCGTTCTCGGCGACCATCGTCATGTGGGTGTAGGAACCGCTACCCGAGACGTCGTCACTCTTCTGGCTGGGATCGCCCCACAGCACCCGCTTGGTGTCGAAGCGCGACGCGGGGGCGATGTAGGCCTCGATGCCGATGATGGGCTTGATCCCGGCGTCGGTCGCGGCGTTGTAGAACTCGCTGGCGCCGAACATGTTTCCGTGGTCGGTCATGCCGATGGCAGGCATCTCCAGCCGTTGCGCTTCGGCCAGCATCGGCTTGACCTTGGCGGCGCCGTCGAGCATCGAGTACTCGGTG carries:
- the treZ gene encoding malto-oligosyltrehalose trehalohydrolase, with translation MAEHEFSVWAPLPEQVRLDVDGTLYPMTRGDDGWWNASVDAAPDARYGFVLDDDPTVLPDPRSPRQPGGVHERSQLWSPRTDAWTDDRWQGRSIEGAVIYELHIGTFTTEGTFDSAIVKLDQLVELGVDFVEVMPVNAFSGTHGWGYDGVLWYAVHEPYGGPDGLVRFVDACHARGLGVLIDAVFNHLGPSGNYLPKYGPYLSSGSNPWGESINIADAGADQVRRYILDCALRWMRDFHADGLRLDAVHALVDTTAVHILEELSAETDALSTELGRPLSLVAESDMNDPRLITPREQGGLGMTAQWDDDIHHAIHSAVSGERQGYYGDFGTLATLAETLRHGYFHAGTYSSFRGRRHGRPLDTATIPATRLLAYTLTHDQVGNRAIGDRPSQNLTTGQLAVKAALALGSPYTAMLFMGEEWASSSPFQFFSSHPEPELARATAEGRKREFAEHGWDADEIPDPQDPATFERSKLDWAESTVGEHARLRTFYRDLIALRRDEPDMADPWLDHLRVEFDEDAGWLVMHRGALAIACNLHAEPAEVPVTGDVVLAWDTPSVGEQATSLPGHCVAVLRQVR
- the ilvA gene encoding threonine ammonia-lyase IlvA — encoded protein: MSTELSPSPRREPVDERLREEQMALAPLRAADIDEAAQRISGVVSRTPLQLSDRLSALTGANVYLKREDLQAVRSYKLRGAYNLLMQLSPEEKAAGVVCSSAGNHAQGFALACRSMGVHGRVYVPAKTPKQKRNRILYHGGDFIELIVGGKTYDMAAEAALQDVARTGATLVPPYDDLRTMAGQGTIAVEILDELGTEPDLVIVPVGGGGCISGITTYLAERTATTSVLGVEPAGAAALVAALANGRPVTLDEVDQFVDGAAVARVGEKPFAALSAAGDMVSITTVDEGAVCTAMLDLYQNEGIIAEPAGALSVAALLDADIEPGATVVCLISGGNNDVSRYGEVLERSLVHLGLKHYFLVDFPQEPGALRKFLDEVLGPNDDITLFEYVKRNNRETGEALVGIEMGAASDLEGLLERMHSSECHIQLLEPGSPTYRYLT
- the dnaE gene encoding DNA polymerase III subunit alpha, which gives rise to MSGSFVHLHNHTEYSMLDGAAKVKPMLAEAQRLEMPAIGMTDHGNMFGASEFYNAATDAGIKPIIGIEAYIAPASRFDTKRVLWGDPSQKSDDVSGSGSYTHMTMVAENATGLRNLFKLSSLASFEGQLGKWSRMDAEIIAEHAEGIIATTGCPSGEVQTRLRLGHRQEALEAAAKWREIFGPDNFFLELMDHGLDIERRVREGLLEIGQKLGIPPLATNDCHYVTRDASQNHEALLCIQTGKTLSDPNRFKFDGDGYYLKSAAEMRALWDGQVPGACDSTLLIAERVQSYADVWTPKDRMPVFPVPEGHDQGSWLTHEVTAGLQRRFSGGPVPQEYTDRAAYEIKVICDKGFPAYFLIVADLINYAKSVGIRVGPGRGSAAGSLVAYALGITNIDPIPHGLLFERFLNPERPSAPDIDIDFDDRRRGEMLRYAANKWGSDRVAQVITFGTIKTKAALKDSARVHYGQPGFAIADRITKALPPPIMAKDIPVSGITDPTHERYKEAAEVRALIDTDPDVRTIYETARGLEGLVRNAGVHACAVIMSSEPLIDAIPLWKRPQDGAVITGWDYPSCEAIGLLKMDFLGLRNLTIIGDCIENIKANRGIDVDLESLSLDDPKAYELLGRGDTLGVFQLDGGPMRDLLRRMQPTEFNDIVAVLALYRPGPMGMNAHNDYADRKNGRQPIKPIHPELEEPLKEILSETYGLIVYQEQIMFIAQKVAGYSMGKADALRKAMGKKKLEVLEAEYKGFLEGMTENGFSAAAVKALWDTILPFAGYAFNKSHAAGYGLVSYWTAYLKANFPAEYMAGLLTSVGDDKDKAAVYLADCRRLGITVLPPDVNESVQNFASVGDDIRFGLGAVRNVGANVVASLVSTREEKGKYTDFSDYLNKIDITACNKKVTESLIKAGAFDSLGHPRKGLFLVHTDAVDSVLGTKKAEAMGQFDLFGGGDGSASDLGDSAFTIKVPDEEWEDKHKLALEREMLGLYVSGHPLNGVAHLLAAQVDTQIPAILEGDIANDTQVRVGGILASVNRRVNKNGLPWASAQIEDLSGGIEVLFFPQTYSMFGAEIADDVVVLVGAKVAKRDDRISLIANELIVPDFTSAQANRPVAVSLPTRQCTVDKVTALKQVLARHPGTAQVHLRLISGERITTLELDQSLRVTPSSALMGDLKELLGPGCLGG